TCATGCGAAGCTTTGCGGGCATTGTGCCGTACTGTTTGTTTGCAGACAGGTGCACAAAGCGGTAGTAAATATTGTTCATGCCCATGATAGTTGCGGCAGCTTTTGCGGCGTCCATAGCCTCATCGCTCAAGTGCGGTGCAGCTTCTGCGATAAGCGCGTCTTTCACCTGCTTATTGCGAGAGGCGATGCCACAGGCAACCATCAAGCCATACTTCTGCTGAACGCTCAGGCTTTCATCTGTGCTCATGGAGCTGAGATTCAGGCGGACATCTTTGGCGAAGTTAGCCAGTTGGGATTTCAAGCTATCAATGGACATTGGCAGTCTCTTAACGTGTAAAGTTGAATGAAAAGAAGCAGGAGTGAGCAAAGTAAAGACCGGGGAAGGTGGGGTACCCCGGTCTTAAGGTATTGGCGGATACCAGCTTATGCAGCTAGAACGTCTCCACCAACTTCACGGTTACATGGGCACAGCTCGTCTGTCTGCAAAGCATCAAGAACACGCAGGGTGTCTTTAGGGTTACGACCAACGTTCAGGTTGGTTGCGTAAACGTGCTGAATGGTGTTTTCGTTATCAACGATGTAGGTGTAACGGTATGCAACGCCGTCTGGGCTGCGTACACCAAGACCGTCTGTCAGGGAGCCGTTTGTGTCAGCAAAAGACCAGATTGGCAACTTGTTCAGATCTGGGTGATCACGGCGCCATGCCAGCTTACAGAATTCGTTGTCTGTGGAGCCGCCCAGAACAACTGCATCACGGTCTTCAAACTCACCGGAAAGGCGTGCGAATT
This genomic window from Pseudovibrio sp. M1P-2-3 contains:
- a CDS encoding carboxymuconolactone decarboxylase family protein — translated: MSIDSLKSQLANFAKDVRLNLSSMSTDESLSVQQKYGLMVACGIASRNKQVKDALIAEAAPHLSDEAMDAAKAAATIMGMNNIYYRFVHLSANKQYGTMPAKLRMNVIGKPGVDKVDFELWSLAVSAINGCGMCIDSHEAILRKEGITAEMVQTAVRFASIIQSAAIALEAAE
- a CDS encoding peroxiredoxin, which translates into the protein MLGIGDKLPEFEVVGVKPGFNNHEENGESAFAPITEKSFEDKWKVIFFYPKDFTFVCPTEIAEFARLSGEFEDRDAVVLGGSTDNEFCKLAWRRDHPDLNKLPIWSFADTNGSLTDGLGVRSPDGVAYRYTYIVDNENTIQHVYATNLNVGRNPKDTLRVLDALQTDELCPCNREVGGDVLAA